From Cervus elaphus chromosome 33, mCerEla1.1, whole genome shotgun sequence, the proteins below share one genomic window:
- the AMER3 gene encoding APC membrane recruitment protein 3, translated as MELKRGKTFIKSSLQIDHEKPPDPATTALTTEDAISLGGQQLPHSERGPQVSPSTQGYNRCSDWEAQPDTSGGPAALCGATFKLARKSKNHDIVPRADRAATATGQLVGSASFPGPPSSQRMIDYRHFVPQMPFVPAVAKSMPRKRISLKRPKKCFRNLFHIRRNKTENLPSRATEGQGLSSPKGPSETGGQQGIAFLPLGEELGLDGQCQDLSDSEFLPDSSFDLCRALCEDVASLKSFDSLTGCGEIFADESSVPSLELNEGLASPAQRSQTSDSKTPRGPFQGSIEQLASPAQNEMSDFAKFWDHVNHSVRQQQHALLGPRLGGPQVSETAQPRPDAAGLAELPLCPCRDPHSSSKASSVDTGTPKSERPESVSTSDEGYYDSFSPGLEEDKKEAPSPGTPTATFPRDSYSGDALYELFYDPAEGPGSPSLDDDLCVSESLSGPAVGAPLSMCSFRVGAEENLAPVPGPDLLNQGFLQSSWRGRECLLKLCDTELAITMGIINWLRRGPELRAVPASALREPTAPSGGLVEKPGAGSEKMGLGPVKLDGRGTQALDAGRISTSSAPNRKELWACSSPKGLLAGVSKVLAGATQETRSSSCDPSLECVQVSGEQGTPGHPEGSFSSVGSEATMATNTSRKNKVPNPSVWPGSQEPRLPRNLGCFQGPWRPGPGGSTMDSKLTLTDCVAQVEALQINPDCQSPAAQPPRQNTGSGLCGKPQAGGPDVLQQKQPNGFPNLAAICSLPSLANPLHIPQDQRCPGSILDLSQLREEPATLNAQAHVSMEGRPLQFNSRAMEQAAQRGQLDL; from the coding sequence ATGGAGCTGAAGAGAGGAAAGACCTTCATCAAATCTAGCCTGCAGATTGACCATGAGAAACCTCCAGACCCAGCAACGACTGCCCTGACCACAGAGGATGCAATCTCACTGGGAGGGCAGCAGCTACCCCACAGTGAGAGGGGCCCCCAGGTCAGTCCCAGCACCCAAGGATACAACAGATGCTCTGATTGGGAAGCCCAGCCAGACACCAGTGGAGGGCCTGCAGCTCTCTGTGGGGCCACCTTCAAACTGGCTCGGAAGAGCAAGAATCACGACATTGTGCCCAGGGCTGACAGGGCAGCCACGGCTACAGGGCAGTTGGTGGGCAGTGCAAGTTTCCCAGGGCCCCCCAGCAGCCAGCGCATGATTGACTACCGCCACTTTGTGCCCCAGATGCCCTTCGTACCAGCTGTGGCCAAGAGCATGCCAAGGAAGAGGATTTCCCTGAAACGACCCAAGAAGTGCTTTCGTAACCTATTCCACATCCGCAGAAACAAGACTGAGAATTTGCCCTCACGGGCAACCGAGGGGCAGGGCTTGTCTTCTCCCAAGGGCCCATCAGAGACTGGAGGGCAGCAAGGCATAGCCTTCCTCCCCTTGGGCGAGGAACTGGGACTGGATGGCCAGTGCCAGGACCTGTCTGACAGTGAGTTCCTGCCCGACTCTTCCTTTGACCTCTGCAGGGCCCTGTGTGAGGACGTGGCCTCGCTGAAGAGCTTTGACTCACTCACAGGCTGTGGGGAGATCTTTGCAGATGAGAGCTCAGTGCCATCCCTGGAGCTGAACGAGGGCCTGGCAAGCCCTGCCCAGAGATCACAGACCTCTGACAGCAAGACTCCCAGGGGCCCCTTCCAAGGCAGCATAGAGCAGCTGGCATCGCCAGCTCAGAATGAGATGTCTGACTTTGCCAAGTTCTGGGACCATGTGAATCACTCGGTGAGGCAGCAGCAGCACGCCCTGCTAGGCCCGAGGCTGGGAGGCCCCCAGGTGTCAGAAACAGCTCAGCCCAGGCCAGATGCAGCTGGGCTGGCTGAGCTCCCCCTGTGCCCATGCAGGGATCCCCACAGCAGCTCTAAAGCCAGCTCCGTGGACACAGGAACCCCCAAGAGTGAGCGGCCGGAGTCTGTGTCCACGAGCGATGAGGGCTACTATGACTCCTTCTCACCAGGCCTCGAGGAGGATAAGAAGGAGGCCCCAAGCCCAGGCACACCCACAGCCACCTTCCCCCGGGACAGCTACAGTGGAGACGCCCTCTATGAGCTCTTCTATGACCCCGCTGAGGGCCCTGGGAGTCCGAGCCTGGATGATGACTTGTGCGTGTCTGAGAGTCTATCGGGGCCTGCAGTGGGAGCCCCCTTGTCCATGTGCAGCTTCCGTGTTGGGGCAGAGGAGAACCTGGCTCCCGTTCCAGGCCCAGACCTGCTCAACCAGGGCTTCTTGCAGAGCTCTTGGAGGGGCAGAGAGTGCCTGCTGAAGCTCTGTGACACCGAACTGGCCATCACCATGGGCATCATCAACTGGCTCCGCCGGGGCCCGGAGCTCCGCGCCGTGCCTGCCTCAGCTCTCAGAGAGCCGACAGCTCCCTCGGGAGGACTGGTGGAGAAACCAGGAGCTGGCTCTGAGAAGATGGGCCTAGGTCCAGTGAAACTGGATGGCAGGGGGACCCAGGCTTTAGATGCAGGTAGGATCTCTACGAGCTCTGCACCCAACAGGAAGGAGCTGTGGGCATGTTCAAGTCCCAAGGGCCTGCTTGCCGGAGTGAGCAAGGTCCTAGCCGGGGCCACACAGGAGACCAGGTCTTCATCCTGTGATCCCTCTCTGGAGTGTGTGCAGGTCTCTGGGGAACAAGGGACACCAGGCCACCCTGAAGGCTCTTTCTCCTCTGTAGGGTCTGAAGCCACCATGGCAACCAACACATCCAGGAAAAACAAGGTCCCAAACCCATCTGTCTGGCCTGGCTCCCAGGAGCCCAGGCTGCCTAGGAACCTTGGGTGTTTCCAAGGTCCCTGGAGGCCAGGTCCTGGGGGAAGCACCATGGATTCAAAACTCACCCTGACAGACTGTGTGGCCCAGGTGGAAGCCCTACAGATCAACCCAGACTGCCAGTCCCCTGCTGCTCAGCCCCCAAGACAAAACACAGGTAGTGGGCTCTGCGGGAAGCCTCAGGCTGGGGGCCCTGACGTTCTGCAACAGAAACAGCCTAATGGCTTCCCTAACCTGGCTGCCATCTGTAGCCTGCCCTCCCTGGCCAACCCACTCCACATCCCACAGGACCAGAGATGCCCAGGCAGCATTCTGGACCTGAGTCAGCTCAGGGAGGAGCCCGCCACGCTGAATGCCCAGGCCCATGTGTCTATGGAGGGCCGGCCCCTGCAGTTCAACTCAAGGGCTATGGAGCAGGCTGCACAGAGGGGCCAGCTGGACTTGTAG